A genomic window from Equus asinus isolate D_3611 breed Donkey chromosome 25, EquAss-T2T_v2, whole genome shotgun sequence includes:
- the LOC106835713 gene encoding T-cell surface glycoprotein CD1a-like isoform X1, with protein MSSLLSASVSRPKTRWWKSSDQQGHMLPLPYLKPQIKTLPFNFFGEFGISALAALSPCSALCKNKVPTFFYHPWCQRSACCATGPAGNNGYLGSSLGAFCFEVATTPRPNFGEGSQNRGIVENVCLEKKSKTSFSERKKTSANEMLFLQLALLVVLPDGDSKDGLCALLKVEYKAWDCGADFQEPTSFRVIYSSSFYNPSRVQALGSAWLGELQTHGWENHTGSFIFLRPWSKGNFSSEELTEIEKLFHMFNIEFNQIFHNHASQWQLEYPFQVQLAMGCELHIGEASVGFARIAYQGSDLISIQNNSWLPSPKGGSRAQQVSGRFNLNKVFLETWHRLLTDTCPRFLLGLVDAGKADLQRQARPEAWLSTGPSPAPGHLMLVCHVSSFYPKPIWVMWMRGKKEQQGTQQSDILPNADGTWYLRKSLDVEAIEADGLSCRVRHSSLEDQDIILYWEHRSSTGWIFLAVIVPLVLLTVLAFWLRKRWTRCEPPSNLISLE; from the exons atgagctccctcctctctgcaagtgtctcaaggccaaagacacgCTGGTGGAAAAgttccgaccagcaaggccatatgctccccctcccctacctaaaaccccaaataaaaacccttccttttaactttttcggggagtttgggatttcagcgttagctgccctctctccttgctcagcgctgtgcaaaaataaagttcctactttcttctaccacccctggtgtcagagatcggcttgctgtgcaacgg GACCGGCCGGAAATAATGGGTACCTTGGCAGCTCTCTGGGCGCCTTTTGTTTTGAAGTCGCCACGACGCCCCGGCCAAATTTTG GAGAAGGAAGTCAGAATAGAGGTATTGTGGAGAACGTTTGTttagagaagaaatcaaagaccagcttttctgagagaaagaaaacatcagcAAATGAAATGCTGTTCCTGCAACTTGCATTGCTAGTGGTTCTCCCAGATGGTGACAGTAAAGATG GTCTCTGTGCTCTTCTGAAAGTTGAATACAAAGCATGGGACTGTGGGGCAG ACTTCCAGGAGCCAACCTCCTTCCGAGTTATCTACAGCTCATCCTTTTACAACCCTTCCCGGGTGCAAGCTCTGGGCTCAGCTTGGTTGGGTGAGTTGCAGACTCATGGGTGGGAGAACCACACTGGcagttttattttcctgaggCCTTGGTCCAAGGGCAACTTCAGCAGTGAGGAGCTGACTGAAATCGAAAAGTTATTCCATATGTTCAACATTGAATTTAATCAGATATTTCACAACCATGCCAGTCAATGGCAGCTTGAAT ATCCCTTTCAGGTACAGCTAGCAATGGGCTGTGAGCTTCACATTGGTGAAGCCTCAGTAGGGTTCGCACGGATTGCTTATCAAGGATCAGATTTAATAAGCATCCAGAATAATTCATGGTTACCATCTCCAAAGGGTGGAAGTAGGGCTCAGCAAGTCTCCGGACGATTCaatttgaataaagtcttctTGGAAACATGGCACAGGCTCCTCACTGACACCTGCCCACGTTTCCTCTTGGGTCTTGTTGACGCAGGGAAAGCAGATCTCCAGCGACAAG CAAGGCCAGAAGCCTGGCTGTCCACTGGCCCTAGTCCTGCTCCAGGCCATCTGATGCTGGTTTGTCACGTCTCTAGCTTCTACCCAAAGCCTATTTGGGTTATGTGGATGCGGGGTAAGAAAGAGCAACAGGGCACTCAGCAAAGTGACATCTTGCCCAATGCTGATGGGACATGGTATCTTAGGAAGTCCTTGGATGTGGAAGCCATTGAGGCAGATGGCCTCTCTTGCCGGGTGAGACACAGCAGTCTAGAAGACCAGGACATCATCCTTTATTGGG AACATCGCAGCTCCACGGGCTGGATCTTCTTGGCAGTGATAGTGCCCCTGGTGCTTCTGACAGTGCTTGCGTTTTGGCTTAGGAAGCGCTG GACACGTTGTGAACCTCCAAGCAATCTTATCTCTTTGGAATGA
- the LOC106835713 gene encoding T-cell surface glycoprotein CD1a-like isoform X3, with translation MSSLLSASVSRPKTRWWKSSDQQGHMLPLPYLKPQIKTLPFNFFGEFGISALAALSPCSALCKNKVPTFFYHPWCQRSACCATGPAGNNGYLGSSLGAFCFEVATTPRPNFGEGSQNRGIVENVCLEKKSKTSFSERKKTSANEMLFLQLALLVVLPDGDSKDGLCALLKVEYKAWDCGADFQEPTSFRVIYSSSFYNPSRVQALGSAWLDPFQVQLAMGCELHIGEASVGFARIAYQGSDLISIQNNSWLPSPKGGSRAQQVSGRFNLNKVFLETWHRLLTDTCPRFLLGLVDAGKADLQRQARPEAWLSTGPSPAPGHLMLVCHVSSFYPKPIWVMWMRGKKEQQGTQQSDILPNADGTWYLRKSLDVEAIEADGLSCRVRHSSLEDQDIILYWEHRSSTGWIFLAVIVPLVLLTVLAFWLRKRWTRCEPPSNLISLE, from the exons atgagctccctcctctctgcaagtgtctcaaggccaaagacacgCTGGTGGAAAAgttccgaccagcaaggccatatgctccccctcccctacctaaaaccccaaataaaaacccttccttttaactttttcggggagtttgggatttcagcgttagctgccctctctccttgctcagcgctgtgcaaaaataaagttcctactttcttctaccacccctggtgtcagagatcggcttgctgtgcaacgg GACCGGCCGGAAATAATGGGTACCTTGGCAGCTCTCTGGGCGCCTTTTGTTTTGAAGTCGCCACGACGCCCCGGCCAAATTTTG GAGAAGGAAGTCAGAATAGAGGTATTGTGGAGAACGTTTGTttagagaagaaatcaaagaccagcttttctgagagaaagaaaacatcagcAAATGAAATGCTGTTCCTGCAACTTGCATTGCTAGTGGTTCTCCCAGATGGTGACAGTAAAGATG GTCTCTGTGCTCTTCTGAAAGTTGAATACAAAGCATGGGACTGTGGGGCAG ACTTCCAGGAGCCAACCTCCTTCCGAGTTATCTACAGCTCATCCTTTTACAACCCTTCCCGGGTGCAAGCTCTGGGCTCAGCTTGGTTGG ATCCCTTTCAGGTACAGCTAGCAATGGGCTGTGAGCTTCACATTGGTGAAGCCTCAGTAGGGTTCGCACGGATTGCTTATCAAGGATCAGATTTAATAAGCATCCAGAATAATTCATGGTTACCATCTCCAAAGGGTGGAAGTAGGGCTCAGCAAGTCTCCGGACGATTCaatttgaataaagtcttctTGGAAACATGGCACAGGCTCCTCACTGACACCTGCCCACGTTTCCTCTTGGGTCTTGTTGACGCAGGGAAAGCAGATCTCCAGCGACAAG CAAGGCCAGAAGCCTGGCTGTCCACTGGCCCTAGTCCTGCTCCAGGCCATCTGATGCTGGTTTGTCACGTCTCTAGCTTCTACCCAAAGCCTATTTGGGTTATGTGGATGCGGGGTAAGAAAGAGCAACAGGGCACTCAGCAAAGTGACATCTTGCCCAATGCTGATGGGACATGGTATCTTAGGAAGTCCTTGGATGTGGAAGCCATTGAGGCAGATGGCCTCTCTTGCCGGGTGAGACACAGCAGTCTAGAAGACCAGGACATCATCCTTTATTGGG AACATCGCAGCTCCACGGGCTGGATCTTCTTGGCAGTGATAGTGCCCCTGGTGCTTCTGACAGTGCTTGCGTTTTGGCTTAGGAAGCGCTG GACACGTTGTGAACCTCCAAGCAATCTTATCTCTTTGGAATGA
- the LOC106835713 gene encoding T-cell surface glycoprotein CD1a-like isoform X7 — MLFLQLALLVVLPDGDSKDDFQEPTSFRVIYSSSFYNPSRVQALGSAWLGELQTHGWENHTGSFIFLRPWSKGNFSSEELTEIEKLFHMFNIEFNQIFHNHASQWQLEYPFQVQLAMGCELHIGEASVGFARIAYQGSDLISIQNNSWLPSPKGGSRAQQVSGRFNLNKVFLETWHRLLTDTCPRFLLGLVDAGKADLQRQARPEAWLSTGPSPAPGHLMLVCHVSSFYPKPIWVMWMRGKKEQQGTQQSDILPNADGTWYLRKSLDVEAIEADGLSCRVRHSSLEDQDIILYWEHRSSTGWIFLAVIVPLVLLTVLAFWLRKRWTRCEPPSNLISLE; from the exons ATGCTGTTCCTGCAACTTGCATTGCTAGTGGTTCTCCCAGATGGTGACAGTAAAGATG ACTTCCAGGAGCCAACCTCCTTCCGAGTTATCTACAGCTCATCCTTTTACAACCCTTCCCGGGTGCAAGCTCTGGGCTCAGCTTGGTTGGGTGAGTTGCAGACTCATGGGTGGGAGAACCACACTGGcagttttattttcctgaggCCTTGGTCCAAGGGCAACTTCAGCAGTGAGGAGCTGACTGAAATCGAAAAGTTATTCCATATGTTCAACATTGAATTTAATCAGATATTTCACAACCATGCCAGTCAATGGCAGCTTGAAT ATCCCTTTCAGGTACAGCTAGCAATGGGCTGTGAGCTTCACATTGGTGAAGCCTCAGTAGGGTTCGCACGGATTGCTTATCAAGGATCAGATTTAATAAGCATCCAGAATAATTCATGGTTACCATCTCCAAAGGGTGGAAGTAGGGCTCAGCAAGTCTCCGGACGATTCaatttgaataaagtcttctTGGAAACATGGCACAGGCTCCTCACTGACACCTGCCCACGTTTCCTCTTGGGTCTTGTTGACGCAGGGAAAGCAGATCTCCAGCGACAAG CAAGGCCAGAAGCCTGGCTGTCCACTGGCCCTAGTCCTGCTCCAGGCCATCTGATGCTGGTTTGTCACGTCTCTAGCTTCTACCCAAAGCCTATTTGGGTTATGTGGATGCGGGGTAAGAAAGAGCAACAGGGCACTCAGCAAAGTGACATCTTGCCCAATGCTGATGGGACATGGTATCTTAGGAAGTCCTTGGATGTGGAAGCCATTGAGGCAGATGGCCTCTCTTGCCGGGTGAGACACAGCAGTCTAGAAGACCAGGACATCATCCTTTATTGGG AACATCGCAGCTCCACGGGCTGGATCTTCTTGGCAGTGATAGTGCCCCTGGTGCTTCTGACAGTGCTTGCGTTTTGGCTTAGGAAGCGCTG GACACGTTGTGAACCTCCAAGCAATCTTATCTCTTTGGAATGA
- the LOC106835713 gene encoding T-cell surface glycoprotein CD1a-like isoform X5: MSSLLSASVSRPKTRWWKSSDQQGHMLPLPYLKPQIKTLPFNFFGEFGISALAALSPCSALCKNKVPTFFYHPWCQRSACCATGPAGNNGYLGSSLGAFCFEVATTPRPNFGEGSQNRGIVENVCLEKKSKTSFSERKKTSANEMLFLQLALLVVLPDGDSKDGLCALLKVEYKAWDCGADFQEPTSFRVIYSSSFYNPSRVQALGSAWLGELQTHGWENHTGSFIFLRPWSKGNFSSEELTEIEKLFHMFNIEFNQIFHNHASQWQLESRPEAWLSTGPSPAPGHLMLVCHVSSFYPKPIWVMWMRGKKEQQGTQQSDILPNADGTWYLRKSLDVEAIEADGLSCRVRHSSLEDQDIILYWEHRSSTGWIFLAVIVPLVLLTVLAFWLRKRWTRCEPPSNLISLE, encoded by the exons atgagctccctcctctctgcaagtgtctcaaggccaaagacacgCTGGTGGAAAAgttccgaccagcaaggccatatgctccccctcccctacctaaaaccccaaataaaaacccttccttttaactttttcggggagtttgggatttcagcgttagctgccctctctccttgctcagcgctgtgcaaaaataaagttcctactttcttctaccacccctggtgtcagagatcggcttgctgtgcaacgg GACCGGCCGGAAATAATGGGTACCTTGGCAGCTCTCTGGGCGCCTTTTGTTTTGAAGTCGCCACGACGCCCCGGCCAAATTTTG GAGAAGGAAGTCAGAATAGAGGTATTGTGGAGAACGTTTGTttagagaagaaatcaaagaccagcttttctgagagaaagaaaacatcagcAAATGAAATGCTGTTCCTGCAACTTGCATTGCTAGTGGTTCTCCCAGATGGTGACAGTAAAGATG GTCTCTGTGCTCTTCTGAAAGTTGAATACAAAGCATGGGACTGTGGGGCAG ACTTCCAGGAGCCAACCTCCTTCCGAGTTATCTACAGCTCATCCTTTTACAACCCTTCCCGGGTGCAAGCTCTGGGCTCAGCTTGGTTGGGTGAGTTGCAGACTCATGGGTGGGAGAACCACACTGGcagttttattttcctgaggCCTTGGTCCAAGGGCAACTTCAGCAGTGAGGAGCTGACTGAAATCGAAAAGTTATTCCATATGTTCAACATTGAATTTAATCAGATATTTCACAACCATGCCAGTCAATGGCAGCTTGAAT CAAGGCCAGAAGCCTGGCTGTCCACTGGCCCTAGTCCTGCTCCAGGCCATCTGATGCTGGTTTGTCACGTCTCTAGCTTCTACCCAAAGCCTATTTGGGTTATGTGGATGCGGGGTAAGAAAGAGCAACAGGGCACTCAGCAAAGTGACATCTTGCCCAATGCTGATGGGACATGGTATCTTAGGAAGTCCTTGGATGTGGAAGCCATTGAGGCAGATGGCCTCTCTTGCCGGGTGAGACACAGCAGTCTAGAAGACCAGGACATCATCCTTTATTGGG AACATCGCAGCTCCACGGGCTGGATCTTCTTGGCAGTGATAGTGCCCCTGGTGCTTCTGACAGTGCTTGCGTTTTGGCTTAGGAAGCGCTG GACACGTTGTGAACCTCCAAGCAATCTTATCTCTTTGGAATGA
- the LOC106835713 gene encoding T-cell surface glycoprotein CD1a-like isoform X6: protein MLFLQLALLVVLPDGDSKDGLCALLKVEYKAWDCGADFQEPTSFRVIYSSSFYNPSRVQALGSAWLGELQTHGWENHTGSFIFLRPWSKGNFSSEELTEIEKLFHMFNIEFNQIFHNHASQWQLEYPFQVQLAMGCELHIGEASVGFARIAYQGSDLISIQNNSWLPSPKGGSRAQQVSGRFNLNKVFLETWHRLLTDTCPRFLLGLVDAGKADLQRQARPEAWLSTGPSPAPGHLMLVCHVSSFYPKPIWVMWMRGKKEQQGTQQSDILPNADGTWYLRKSLDVEAIEADGLSCRVRHSSLEDQDIILYWEHRSSTGWIFLAVIVPLVLLTVLAFWLRKRWTRCEPPSNLISLE, encoded by the exons ATGCTGTTCCTGCAACTTGCATTGCTAGTGGTTCTCCCAGATGGTGACAGTAAAGATG GTCTCTGTGCTCTTCTGAAAGTTGAATACAAAGCATGGGACTGTGGGGCAG ACTTCCAGGAGCCAACCTCCTTCCGAGTTATCTACAGCTCATCCTTTTACAACCCTTCCCGGGTGCAAGCTCTGGGCTCAGCTTGGTTGGGTGAGTTGCAGACTCATGGGTGGGAGAACCACACTGGcagttttattttcctgaggCCTTGGTCCAAGGGCAACTTCAGCAGTGAGGAGCTGACTGAAATCGAAAAGTTATTCCATATGTTCAACATTGAATTTAATCAGATATTTCACAACCATGCCAGTCAATGGCAGCTTGAAT ATCCCTTTCAGGTACAGCTAGCAATGGGCTGTGAGCTTCACATTGGTGAAGCCTCAGTAGGGTTCGCACGGATTGCTTATCAAGGATCAGATTTAATAAGCATCCAGAATAATTCATGGTTACCATCTCCAAAGGGTGGAAGTAGGGCTCAGCAAGTCTCCGGACGATTCaatttgaataaagtcttctTGGAAACATGGCACAGGCTCCTCACTGACACCTGCCCACGTTTCCTCTTGGGTCTTGTTGACGCAGGGAAAGCAGATCTCCAGCGACAAG CAAGGCCAGAAGCCTGGCTGTCCACTGGCCCTAGTCCTGCTCCAGGCCATCTGATGCTGGTTTGTCACGTCTCTAGCTTCTACCCAAAGCCTATTTGGGTTATGTGGATGCGGGGTAAGAAAGAGCAACAGGGCACTCAGCAAAGTGACATCTTGCCCAATGCTGATGGGACATGGTATCTTAGGAAGTCCTTGGATGTGGAAGCCATTGAGGCAGATGGCCTCTCTTGCCGGGTGAGACACAGCAGTCTAGAAGACCAGGACATCATCCTTTATTGGG AACATCGCAGCTCCACGGGCTGGATCTTCTTGGCAGTGATAGTGCCCCTGGTGCTTCTGACAGTGCTTGCGTTTTGGCTTAGGAAGCGCTG GACACGTTGTGAACCTCCAAGCAATCTTATCTCTTTGGAATGA
- the LOC106835713 gene encoding T-cell surface glycoprotein CD1a-like isoform X4, whose product MSSLLSASVSRPKTRWWKSSDQQGHMLPLPYLKPQIKTLPFNFFGEFGISALAALSPCSALCKNKVPTFFYHPWCQRSACCATGPAGNNGYLGSSLGAFCFEVATTPRPNFGEGSQNRGIVENVCLEKKSKTSFSERKKTSANEMLFLQLALLVVLPDGDSKDDFQEPTSFRVIYSSSFYNPSRVQALGSAWLDPFQVQLAMGCELHIGEASVGFARIAYQGSDLISIQNNSWLPSPKGGSRAQQVSGRFNLNKVFLETWHRLLTDTCPRFLLGLVDAGKADLQRQARPEAWLSTGPSPAPGHLMLVCHVSSFYPKPIWVMWMRGKKEQQGTQQSDILPNADGTWYLRKSLDVEAIEADGLSCRVRHSSLEDQDIILYWEHRSSTGWIFLAVIVPLVLLTVLAFWLRKRWTRCEPPSNLISLE is encoded by the exons atgagctccctcctctctgcaagtgtctcaaggccaaagacacgCTGGTGGAAAAgttccgaccagcaaggccatatgctccccctcccctacctaaaaccccaaataaaaacccttccttttaactttttcggggagtttgggatttcagcgttagctgccctctctccttgctcagcgctgtgcaaaaataaagttcctactttcttctaccacccctggtgtcagagatcggcttgctgtgcaacgg GACCGGCCGGAAATAATGGGTACCTTGGCAGCTCTCTGGGCGCCTTTTGTTTTGAAGTCGCCACGACGCCCCGGCCAAATTTTG GAGAAGGAAGTCAGAATAGAGGTATTGTGGAGAACGTTTGTttagagaagaaatcaaagaccagcttttctgagagaaagaaaacatcagcAAATGAAATGCTGTTCCTGCAACTTGCATTGCTAGTGGTTCTCCCAGATGGTGACAGTAAAGATG ACTTCCAGGAGCCAACCTCCTTCCGAGTTATCTACAGCTCATCCTTTTACAACCCTTCCCGGGTGCAAGCTCTGGGCTCAGCTTGGTTGG ATCCCTTTCAGGTACAGCTAGCAATGGGCTGTGAGCTTCACATTGGTGAAGCCTCAGTAGGGTTCGCACGGATTGCTTATCAAGGATCAGATTTAATAAGCATCCAGAATAATTCATGGTTACCATCTCCAAAGGGTGGAAGTAGGGCTCAGCAAGTCTCCGGACGATTCaatttgaataaagtcttctTGGAAACATGGCACAGGCTCCTCACTGACACCTGCCCACGTTTCCTCTTGGGTCTTGTTGACGCAGGGAAAGCAGATCTCCAGCGACAAG CAAGGCCAGAAGCCTGGCTGTCCACTGGCCCTAGTCCTGCTCCAGGCCATCTGATGCTGGTTTGTCACGTCTCTAGCTTCTACCCAAAGCCTATTTGGGTTATGTGGATGCGGGGTAAGAAAGAGCAACAGGGCACTCAGCAAAGTGACATCTTGCCCAATGCTGATGGGACATGGTATCTTAGGAAGTCCTTGGATGTGGAAGCCATTGAGGCAGATGGCCTCTCTTGCCGGGTGAGACACAGCAGTCTAGAAGACCAGGACATCATCCTTTATTGGG AACATCGCAGCTCCACGGGCTGGATCTTCTTGGCAGTGATAGTGCCCCTGGTGCTTCTGACAGTGCTTGCGTTTTGGCTTAGGAAGCGCTG GACACGTTGTGAACCTCCAAGCAATCTTATCTCTTTGGAATGA
- the LOC106835713 gene encoding T-cell surface glycoprotein CD1a-like isoform X2 — protein sequence MSSLLSASVSRPKTRWWKSSDQQGHMLPLPYLKPQIKTLPFNFFGEFGISALAALSPCSALCKNKVPTFFYHPWCQRSACCATGPAGNNGYLGSSLGAFCFEVATTPRPNFGEGSQNRGIVENVCLEKKSKTSFSERKKTSANEMLFLQLALLVVLPDGDSKDDFQEPTSFRVIYSSSFYNPSRVQALGSAWLGELQTHGWENHTGSFIFLRPWSKGNFSSEELTEIEKLFHMFNIEFNQIFHNHASQWQLEYPFQVQLAMGCELHIGEASVGFARIAYQGSDLISIQNNSWLPSPKGGSRAQQVSGRFNLNKVFLETWHRLLTDTCPRFLLGLVDAGKADLQRQARPEAWLSTGPSPAPGHLMLVCHVSSFYPKPIWVMWMRGKKEQQGTQQSDILPNADGTWYLRKSLDVEAIEADGLSCRVRHSSLEDQDIILYWEHRSSTGWIFLAVIVPLVLLTVLAFWLRKRWTRCEPPSNLISLE from the exons atgagctccctcctctctgcaagtgtctcaaggccaaagacacgCTGGTGGAAAAgttccgaccagcaaggccatatgctccccctcccctacctaaaaccccaaataaaaacccttccttttaactttttcggggagtttgggatttcagcgttagctgccctctctccttgctcagcgctgtgcaaaaataaagttcctactttcttctaccacccctggtgtcagagatcggcttgctgtgcaacgg GACCGGCCGGAAATAATGGGTACCTTGGCAGCTCTCTGGGCGCCTTTTGTTTTGAAGTCGCCACGACGCCCCGGCCAAATTTTG GAGAAGGAAGTCAGAATAGAGGTATTGTGGAGAACGTTTGTttagagaagaaatcaaagaccagcttttctgagagaaagaaaacatcagcAAATGAAATGCTGTTCCTGCAACTTGCATTGCTAGTGGTTCTCCCAGATGGTGACAGTAAAGATG ACTTCCAGGAGCCAACCTCCTTCCGAGTTATCTACAGCTCATCCTTTTACAACCCTTCCCGGGTGCAAGCTCTGGGCTCAGCTTGGTTGGGTGAGTTGCAGACTCATGGGTGGGAGAACCACACTGGcagttttattttcctgaggCCTTGGTCCAAGGGCAACTTCAGCAGTGAGGAGCTGACTGAAATCGAAAAGTTATTCCATATGTTCAACATTGAATTTAATCAGATATTTCACAACCATGCCAGTCAATGGCAGCTTGAAT ATCCCTTTCAGGTACAGCTAGCAATGGGCTGTGAGCTTCACATTGGTGAAGCCTCAGTAGGGTTCGCACGGATTGCTTATCAAGGATCAGATTTAATAAGCATCCAGAATAATTCATGGTTACCATCTCCAAAGGGTGGAAGTAGGGCTCAGCAAGTCTCCGGACGATTCaatttgaataaagtcttctTGGAAACATGGCACAGGCTCCTCACTGACACCTGCCCACGTTTCCTCTTGGGTCTTGTTGACGCAGGGAAAGCAGATCTCCAGCGACAAG CAAGGCCAGAAGCCTGGCTGTCCACTGGCCCTAGTCCTGCTCCAGGCCATCTGATGCTGGTTTGTCACGTCTCTAGCTTCTACCCAAAGCCTATTTGGGTTATGTGGATGCGGGGTAAGAAAGAGCAACAGGGCACTCAGCAAAGTGACATCTTGCCCAATGCTGATGGGACATGGTATCTTAGGAAGTCCTTGGATGTGGAAGCCATTGAGGCAGATGGCCTCTCTTGCCGGGTGAGACACAGCAGTCTAGAAGACCAGGACATCATCCTTTATTGGG AACATCGCAGCTCCACGGGCTGGATCTTCTTGGCAGTGATAGTGCCCCTGGTGCTTCTGACAGTGCTTGCGTTTTGGCTTAGGAAGCGCTG GACACGTTGTGAACCTCCAAGCAATCTTATCTCTTTGGAATGA